The genomic stretch AGGCCAGGCGCCAGAAGGATgctgagaaggggagagagccaGGAGGTCAGgcaaagaaagtggtccactgaGAACAGAGCATCTTCACAGGGTAAAGAAGGAGAATCCCTGGAAGACTTTTAAGCGGAGGTGATATAGAGGTGACTGTGGGAGCAAGAGAATAAGGGAAGGGGACAGATTGAGGTAGAAGccagggaagcaggagggaggTGAGTGACGTGCTGGGAGAGGAGGAATCTGCAGACGCTGAACAGAAAAGCAGTGTGATGTCTGGAGGGGCAGTGAGGCTTCCTTGTTGCCCTAACCcacagggtctgggatggagagaCACAGTCCACTAGGCacggggaccctggagcccacaCAATCACACAGCACACCTAGCCACACCCACAgggtgacacacacacagagccatgtGATGTCATTCAGAGCCCTCAATCTCACCGACTTGGGAGCCCCCACATGCAGTCTGGTGCCCCAGGGTGGACTGGCACAACGCTTATGTGTGACCAGTTTGTTCCTCTCGCCTCATGCAGACCTGGACACACACCCGTGAAGACACCCTAGTCCCACGTGAACGCAGCACTCACATGgatcccctccccgccccccacccaagcCCGGCTGCAGATACCTGGGGAGGTAGCGAGGAGCGTCCTATGGTttcggtgcctgggtggccagcCCCCCAGCTGTCCCCAGCAGCGTCTTCCCCAAGGGGCTGAACGTTCTTAGGAACGGAACATGGTGTCACTGCCTTCCGGGCCATTGCGCCACAGGCCCCTTCCGACCACATGGCTGCCagtgcctgggggtgggggttgggtggatGTGGAGAGGTCGCCAGCAGTAACTATGCCCAACCACCCCCAAGAGTGTGGCTCACAGCATCCCTGGTGGGCCTGATGGAAGTGGCCactaaagaagagaagaggaaggtgcATGAGGTCGAGAACAGTTCTGGCCTTGTGTGAACTGGGCAAGCCCTTCTCCCTCAGTGCCTTGATTTTCCTGTCAGTAGAATGGGGCTATGGTCTAGATGATCCCACACATCCTTTGCAGACAGAACCTTCTGTGGGAAAGGCAGCCTCTTTTGCTTGTACAGACAGAGCTCTAGGCACCAGGCTACTCCCAGGCTGAGCCCAACTGCGCAGAGGGCCAGGGTCTGTGACAGGGGAGCCCAGAATCTTGGTCCAGAGGTCTTGCAGAGAGCAGCCTTGCTTGGGCTGTCCTTGTCAGATCCCGAGGCTGGCAAGATTGGCAGTTGCGGGAACTCCTCTTAAGGGCCTGCTTGGTGAAGCAGAATCATTGTTAGGGATGCTGGGCTGTGACTCGCCAGGGAGGTGGCGGTGGCCCCAGCAGGTGCGTACACAGTGCCCAGCCCCACCCTCGATGGCACGAAGCCTGAGCCAATGGGCTATGCCCTCTGAGGCCCTGGGGGTGTCCTCCCCTCTGAAAGCCGCTGACCTCCTTCCCCAAGTCAGGTGACatcttccccccttctctgccccaggTCTGGTCCTCGGACTCCTGTTCTTGAGCACGCCGGTCATGGGCAGCTGTCTGGACAAGGACCAAGAGCTGCTTAGGCAGCTCCAGAAGCAGGCGGACATCATGCAGCGAACCAGCATGCTCCTGCACCCCTATGTGAGCGCCTGGCCCCTGGTGGCATCTGAGTCTCAGAGGACAGCAGGCCTGGGGCACGAGTGAGCCTGGAGAGGATGAGGCCCAATTCCCATTCACGCAACCCCCACTCCAGATGGGGCCGGTGGGGAAACCAAGTCCCTGTGTTATTCCAAGGCCCCCTGGACCTCTCTGGGCCTAACTCTGAAACACCAAGGAGAGGAGAGATCTTTCCCAGCTTGTCCCAATTCCTCAGGTGTAGCAGCAGGGACCCAAACAGagtcctgttctcctgaagcctATGGTTACGCTCCCTGCATCATAGTCGCCccaaccagcccccacccccagcatcctTCTGTCCCTGCTTGCAGACACTGGGGAGTCCTCacccctctctggcctcagtttcttgatCTGTACAATGGGAGGATTGGATGGGATGGGGTGCATGAGGTCCAGCATTTCAATTTCAAGGCAGACCAGAgcagacgtgtgtgtgtgtgtgtgtgtgtgtgtgtgtgtgtgtgtgttgggggcttGAGCACTCACGTCCTGATTCTCTTTTCCCTCCAGATCCAAAGCCAAGGCCTAGACAAGGATGGACTGAAGGAGCATTGCCGGGAGCGCCCAGGGACCTTCCCCAGCAAAGAGGCCCTGCAGCGGCTCAGCAGGCAGGAACTCCTGCGGGCTCTCGACACCATGCTGGACCACGTTCTGCACAGACTGATGGCCTTGCAGCGAGACATCCCCaaagcccaggacctggagaCAGTGAATAGAGCAAAGCAGAACATTCGCGGGTTCAAGAACAATATCCACTGCATGGCCCAGCTGCTTCCAGGCTCATCAGAGAGGACTGAGCCCGCTCCGATAGGCCCAGGGACATCTCCatcgcccacccccaccccagacaccTTCCAGCGCAGGCTCGAAGGCTGCAGGTTCCTGCACGGCTATCACCGCTTCATGCACTCTGTGGGGCAGGTGTTTCGAGagtgggcagagagcccgagtcGGAGCCGGAGACACAGCCCCCGCCGCGGCCTGCGGAAGGGGGCCCGCAGAGTGCCACTCTCCAGGGGGAACAAGAGACTCCTTCCCCGGGGGCAGCTGCCCCGGTAGTCTTAGGGGACACCCCCGGCAGAGAAAGGATCCGTATGTACTCCCTAGGATGGCATCTCCCCCCAGGGCCTCCAAACCTGCTCCCCTCTGTTCCTCACTTCCCAGAAGTGCACTTTAAGGGGTGGGAGTCAGGCTCCGGGATGGGAGGGTAGGGTCAGGCTATTGAGCCCCCAGCCCTGAATTCGTCAGTCTTAGTGGAGTGTCAGGCCACGCGGGGCCAACTTTCCATTGATTCAGGGGTCTGATGACACAGGCTGACTCATGGCCAGACTGACTGCCCCCCCGCCACTCTGCTCCCCGAGGGCTGCTGGCCCTTCCCTCTCATGACTTACAGAGCCGTTGCCCCCAGACTTCCTCCTTTCCATGGCAGCATGGTTCCAAGGGGAGGGTTAGGGCCTGAGCTGGCCTTCGAAGGCTCATTGTCATTCTGAGGCCAGACACCTGGACATCTGGGTGACCTCACTTTAGGCAGCTGTGACAGATGCAGAGTGTCTTAGAAGGAGCACTGATCTGGGGGCGGGGGTGTCCAAGAACAGGGCTCAGTTCCCAGCTCAACCCCTAACTCACTGTGTGGCCTCAGGCAGGCCACTttacctctctggacctcagttttattttttgtggttCAAGCGGTTGGTGTAAAGCCCTCTCCGCTTGATTCAATGACATAGAGCAAATACCCAATGCCTTGCAAATGGGCAGGGCCTGGAGTTCTCTATAGACCTACTGCCTGGAAGGGCCTGGTCTTGGGTCCCGGCTGCTGGCTGCGCCACCTGGTGGTGCATCATTAAAATTTCTCATGCTGAAACTGGTTCTGGAGGGAGGCCCAGAAGGTGCTGGCCCAATTCTTTGGAGGGGTATGACTAATTTATcgatttttatcagtttttatcTGTTTCTATTTATAAGGCTTATTTATGATGTGTATTTAATGTTAATATTGTGccaacatatatttaaaaaacttgCCTTTTTCTAAAGCCCTTGTGTCTCTCTGTTGTCTGGTGGGAAAGGATTTGGGGGAGCCTGGCCTTTTGGAGAGACAGGGGCTCCAACTGTGGGGTGTCTCAAACACAGACAGAGCATTTAGCCTGTCTGAACGTGACTCCCCTGAGATACTAGGGGCTAGGGATGACGAGGTTTCGGAgcaagagggaaaggaggaaggctgGAGCTGTGGGCCCCTGTGCGTGTCTGGCTGGGAGTCCATGTGCTGATGTGGGTTCCATGAAATAGACAAGATACTAACAGATCCTGCCTCAGACACGGCCTGTGACCTGCTCTGTCCTTGAACCTGCTTCTTGAGGGACCCCAGGGGGTAGGAATTCCACCAGGCCACCAGAAAACCGGGCTCCATCCTGATACTCAGAGCCCCGCCTTTTCTTTAATCTTGAAATTTCTTAATGCGTGAAAAGAACATTCCCCGAAACAAAACAGGTGTTGACTTAATACTGAAGCACTATATAAAGGAGCCCCCTTCCCACTTAGTAAATAGGGATACAGTATAAACATCTGTGAAAGAAAGTGGACCCTTGAGGATTAAATGCAAACCCTAAAATTGTGCACGATAGGACATTGTGTATATGCCGATGAAAGCTAAGGCAGCAGCTCCAAAGGAAGAGCTAATAGAAGTGGATGAACTTGACCTGGATCCATCCCTGGGCACCCCACCTCCTGGGACAAGATGGAACAGGACTTAACATCAGGGGTGGAGGAAAGCCTCGTGCAAGTCTCTCTACAATAGATACAatccactttgcagatgagaagactgagactTAGGGAGACTACAGGGAGGGCAGGCGTGTGTTGAATTCACGTCCTTTAGATGCAGGGTGGGAGCAACTTCTGTTACACTCCAGCCTCTGTAACTAGGCCAACAATGTCACTGAGTACCTGAGGGCACAGAGCTCCCAGGCTAGGGGGCAGACAGGCAACAGACACACAGAACCAACAGGACATTGCAGCATGAGCTCAGCAAAAACCAACACAGGGTGATAGAACTGAGTGAGAGACCCAGGCAATAGGGGTGGTCAATGTGGCATCTGGAGGAGGTGAAGCCTCTCCATCAACTCCGAAACCCAGAATGACACTTTGGAGAAGGGGCAGGGCTTGCAGGTGGTGGGAACAGCTAGAACAAAGGCTCCAAGCATTTAAGGATCAGCATAAAGTAACTGGGGGGCATGACTGATTTATCAAACCggcccagagaagggaagtgtCTTACTCAAGATCACAGAGGGAACTCCCGTGCAGAACTCCACGCCTGGACTTGCAACCGGCAGGCTTCCAGGGCAGCGCCCAGTGTTCCAGGTGATTGATTGACCAAGTACCTGGTGAGAGCTTCCCACTGTCCCCCACTGGGCTTTCCCTCATTTTCAAGGCTCCTGCCACACAGGCCGCCTTTTGGCTCCCGATAGGCCCAAGGCTCCCTCCTACCAAGAGACCTCTGcctatgctgttccctctgtctggaacaGTGTTCCCTGTCATTCTGATCAGCAGCACCTCCTTGGTTGTTCTTCCCTATCACCCATGGTCTGGGTCAAGCAACTTGGTTTATTTGTTCTCTGAAAACTGTCTTATTGGCAAGCCCTCCCCCACTGTGGTGTTTtaccctctgcctcccctgctgGCCTGAAACCTGCCAAGGATGGGTACGGTGTCTGCTTCCCTCTGCTCCAACATAGCACCCGGCTCGGTGCCTGCACCCAGGAGGAGCTCAGTGAAGAGCAGCGCAGGTGGGGCCCTGGAGGGAGTCAGAGAGCTGAGCAGCACGCCCTGCcccagcatgggggtgggggccttTCCTGAGGCTGAGCTGCTGGGAAGCTGTGGGTGGGAGGCAGCAGACACTGAGCCAGACTCACTCAGGTTCTCGGAGCGGAAGGGGAGTTGAGGCTGCGGCAGGTCGTGCTGTTGCCCACAGGGTGAGCAGAGGTTGGTTTGTGGAGGAAGAGCGGGAAGCCCAGGGTGGctgcccccccacctctgcctagGCCCCTTGCCAGCCCCCTACTCTGTGGATAAGCCCCAGGAGAGGTGTCCGGCTTTGAGTTGCACCAGCACCCACACCGTAGGAAGCAGATGAGGGAGCTCCAGAATCTGGGGAGGGAGTCTCAGGGGTCCCACCTCCTAGGACTTGTTCCCTCCATGCTGTCCCCTGCGGAGACCACAGccgcaggtgcccccaaactgctgtccccagcctggtgctctcccAATCCACAGGCCCAATAGCTAGGAACTGTGAGCTGGAAGCCCTGTGGATACCTCAAGGCCaaggccacccccaccccacacctgaTTTCTGCCTTCTATTTGCCCCCACAGAAGTTCCAGAACCTCGGTcctcaccttctcctctctcagctTCTCCTCTCCCTATTGATCACAATGTCCCGGGGTTTCTTCCACAGCCTGTCTCAGGCACATGCCTGATTCTCTCCCGACAGCCAGCCAGGTCCTGGCTCCCTGGACATGGGTCAAAAATCTCactgctgggcgcctgggtggctcagtgggttaagccgctgccttcaactcaggtcatgatctcagggtcctgggattgagtcccgcgtcgggctctctgctcagcggggagcctgcttcctcatctctctctctctctgcctgcctctctgcctacttgtgatctctctctgtcaaataaataaataaaatctttaaaaaaaaaaatctcactgctaccttctcttctgctcagaagccTTTGGGGACTCCCACCTGTCCTTTGGCTGCTGTACCAATTGCAAACCCCAGGCCCCCGCTCTCTGTCCGCACCATCCAGGCATCCCGACAGCCGCGCCCCCTTCCCTGCCAAAGCCTGCGTTTTCCCACCCCTGCTGCTACCCTCCCACCCTGAGTTCAAATGCCCCCTCCTCTTCGATTTCCCCCATCCAGAGGGGCGCAGGTGGCTGCTGGCAGGGCATCATTTCTAGAGTCGGCATCTAGAATTAGAATAAGCTTTCTCTGATTAGTCCAAGTGAGACTGGGGTTCCCACGACCATTTGCTGGAACAGGCAGTGGGGCAGGGCTCAAATAACGTTTTTGTGCCACAGAGGAAGTGTTTTTCCCTGGAGTGGTGGCACGCTGTGGGCTCATGGCTAGCGGATGCTTCCTCCCCAGGGGTTGTGTGAAGGAACAATGGCCCCAGGCCCCGGCAGAACCAGCACAGGCTCAGGAACACAGAAGGATCCTGGCCTTGTGTGGGCATCGACTTAAAGCcagattttctttgtctttttcaagtttttcaagGTGACCCTTTCAGCCCCTCAGTCAACAGCATGTAATGCACAAGGATGGAAAGCTCCCCAGGTCCAGAGGGCAGGGAAACTGCTGGGAAAAGGTGGGAATGGGGTGCCTAGCACTCACTATCTAACTGCCAAACAAACTCAGAGCTTGCAAACAGTGGAGCCGGCTCTCTGGCCTCCATGACCTTCACTGTCCACCACAATCCATCTggttcttttccctctttcttgacagatgagaaaatacttgaaggtcaagcaaaatgagttcaaaccccacccACCCTACCCTTAAACCTGTGTGACCGCCCGAGCCAAGCCTCAGCTTTCCCTTCTGTACAATGGGCTAACTTGGCTCACCTCCCTGGCTGTAAGATTTCCCAGGagacaagacacacacacacacacacacacacacacacaaaacactgtTTCAGCGTTATCATAAGCTGTCGCAGAGCAGGTGCACAAGcaacattctctttattttttctccctcattttctcttccttattggTTTTCTTCACaactcctctctctgtccctgtccccctgccctcctcccctctacACCAGGCCTGGGACCCAGAGTGCACACAGAACCCCTTTTCCATGCTAAGGCAAGGCTCACAGTCCACGGTCAGCATTGGGGAGGCCTTCCGCTTGGCCAGCCCCACTCCCTGCTTCCTGGGGCGGCCCCAAGGGCTGGGCTCTGCTCCCTGGCGCGGGGAGGGGCGAAGGTCTCCCAGGGACGTGGGTTGGGCAGGTGGGGCCCTGGAGCCTGTGGaggagggccaagcagatgggACAGGTGACTCTGGGGTTCTGAGGTGGGTGCCGGGACAGCTTGGGGGGACCTGTGCCccgggggaggggaagggtggcTACGGCCCTGTGACTCTCCTGGGGACGGGGACAAGGGGCATGGCCCTGGTGCACACGGCTTGTGGCAGGTCTGAGTCAAAACACCTAAGGCCGACCCCGGCCGGTCATGCGGAGGGCTGCTCAGTCATCGCCTTATGCTGGCCTGGGTCACCCAGGCAGGCTGGGCGCGGCCCAGTCAGTTGTGACTCAGGTCCCAGCAGCCTTGCCACGCAGTGCTGGGCAGGGGTGCTGGGCACAGggttgccccctccccacccccagccccactttACCCCTCGGCCACCCCAAAGACCCTGCCCCACCTATCAGGCGCAGGCTGGCCAGGAGCCTGGGGTTCTCTGCCCCTGTTGCACCCAGCCCTTCCgccagggggtggggtggaagtgGGGGGAGCCTCAGGGCCACCCGGCACTTGACGGGAAGTCAAGTGGGGGGCAGTGTGAGGAGCTGTCTCCAGAGAAGATTcagcaggagagggaagcagaggggtCCTGGCCCTGAAGTCGATGGTGTCCTCCTGAAGACCCAGAAAACACCTGCAAGACTCCAGAGGGTCCTGCACGGGCGCAGAGCACGGTAAGCCTCCCTGACGgggcagggctggtgggggggggtagcTGCCAGCCTCCCAATTTATCCTCAGCACTGGCAAATCCTCCAATGTCTGGGGGGGGGTACTTAGTGACCCCCACGGTTCTCCAAGTCTCGGTCTTCTCAGCTGTGTAATGGGTGTGGTAGGACGTTCCTTGCCCATCTCACCAAGGATGTTGAGGTAATGTGGACAGACCAGATGTGAAAGTGTCATGGATCACTGAAGGGTTAAAGATCATGGacgggcagaggagagagaactaGATGGAGAGGCCAGAATCCTGGCATTGCGTGATCCCGAAGGGGTTGCCTctctgggtggggatggggggtggtcTTGATTCCTGGGTTCCCAAGGGACCCTCAGTTTCCTTTATCCCAGGGCAGTAAAGGGTTCCGAGTCTGTGGCAGCCTAGCTTTTCCTCAGATGGAGATGTGGCAGGCGGAGTGTCCCTGTCCCTCTAGAAGGGGCTGTGGTAGATCACGGGGtaccccctgcctgcttctgcttTGGGGAGAAGGGCAGTAGTCTTTAACAAAGTCAAGTCCCTCATGGGAGGCTCTGGGGTGTGTGGTCAGTCAAGGTCATGGCCCCTACACTTTTGACCTTGGGCTAGCACAGGACTGACCACTCTGCTCTGATCACTCTGTAAGATGGGCCTGATTGTGGAAGCCCCAGATCACAAGGCCAtggtgaagaaaaaggaaaaaataactgaAGTCTGTGCGCAGCTTGGCACCGCAGGAGGGGGCTCATTGGCACAAATACCTGagaaggggctggatcccaatcTTGCCATCAGCAGTTCCTGACTGCAGAGAAGCTTCCGGGATGGGGGGACAGGGTACCCAGGGCCTGTCCCAGGTGGCAACTAGGTGGTCCTGGGGCCTGAGAGGGTGGGAAGGGCCGGTGATCTCCCCAACTCCCTCCTTCCAGATTTCTAGCTGGATCAGGGCGCGCCGCCCCCACCCGGGCCCACTGAGTACGGTCTTGGCCGCCCCCTTGAGGCCGGTCTTCAGGACTGTCCCCTTCCGTACCCCCGGTAGGTCCTGGGCGAGGCCGAGGCCCCTCCAGGACCCCTCCGAGTGTCGTCTTCTTCTCCTGCCTGGGCCAATGGCCTCTGCTTATCCTCCATTCCGAGCCTCGGGCACCCCCGCCCACTTCCTCAATCCCCAAATCccgccctgcccagccctgggggAGGCACCGGCGGAGCCACGCCAGCGTGGGGCTCGGTGGTGCTGTGGCCAAGACTGCTGCCGCTGGTTGGGCAGTGGGGGGCGCTGCAGCCCGCGGCTTGGAGCCGACCTAAGCCGCCGGGCCTAGGAGAATGCGGGGCCAGGAGCCGGACACTTAGCCCTAACCTCGCTGGTCCCGGCTTTCCAGGGCGCCCCTGGGAAGGATTTCCCTCTCCTCCATGACCAGACCCCAAAGTTCACACCTCAAAAAGCCTTTTCTAGATCCTTGGAGGCTGGTGGTCTTCTCTAGACCCGTTTTACAGCTGGAGAAACCGAGACGCCAAAAAGCTTCTTTCTGGAATTCTCACAACCAATGGGGACTAAAACTTGGGGTTCCTGACCCTCCCTCACATCTGGGAGTCCCAAGTGAGGCAGGCCGCCCACATGCTGTTGGGGAAAATGCCACTAATTTGCTTGTGGCCTGTGGCCTTGGAAAAACAACTTTCCTTCTCTGCATCCCACCTGTGAAATCTTACCAGCTAGTTAGTATCAGTAACTCCAGCACACCCTCCAGAGGGTGTTGCTCCCTTTATGGGCTGATGACATCAAGTCCCATTTTGTAAATGTCTGAGCGACAAGGCCCCCTGTCTGAGGGCCATAGCTTGTAAGTGTCTGACCTACGGCCGGATCTGTGGTCTGGCTGGTGGCTGAGCCCACCTACttcccccccaacctccccccccacaaGCTCATTTTCCTAACATAGTCCCTTTACAAGTGGGGATCCGGAGGCCAGGAGAGGCCATGGTGGTCTTGGGAGGTAAGTGGGCTCTCAGAAGGGACTCTAAGGATGGGGAACTGCAGGCCACCTTCACCCTTCTGTGAGGGTCTCCTGCTGGCTACCTGCTGGCCACAGTGGACATGGGAGCTCCTGGCTGCTGAGTGACTGGCAGGCATACCGGCTCTCCAGACAGCCCACTGTGATCCCGGGACAGGCCCGGTCCCACCCCGAAAGGGAGGAAGTGGAAATGGGGTCcaagggtggggcaggggtggaaggGGCCCCACTGGGCAGGAGATCAGAGCAGGATTGTGTCATGGAGTCCTGTGGCTGATAAGCAGCTGAGTGGCCAGCCCAAGCAGAAGGAGGGGCTCCCTGGGGAAGACTCATCCTGGGGACCCCTGTGCCCCCTGTTGCCAGAGAGCCCTGCCCATCCTGGCTTCTATTATAGGGACCCTGTAGGGATGTGGGGAATGTGGGGGAGAGACCTGGCTCTGTCACACCCTGTGTGACCTCTGGCAAACCTTCAacgctctgagcctcagtttccaagtCTGTGAAACAGGATTTAAATGCTTCTCTTGGAGGTGGGGGCTAGGACTGGAGATTCGAGGGGGCTCCAGGCAGCACTTTGTAATGGT from Neovison vison isolate M4711 chromosome 3, ASM_NN_V1, whole genome shotgun sequence encodes the following:
- the OSM gene encoding oncostatin-M encodes the protein MRAQLMWRTLPSLVLGLLFLSTPVMGSCLDKDQELLRQLQKQADIMQRTSMLLHPYIQSQGLDKDGLKEHCRERPGTFPSKEALQRLSRQELLRALDTMLDHVLHRLMALQRDIPKAQDLETVNRAKQNIRGFKNNIHCMAQLLPGSSERTEPAPIGPGTSPSPTPTPDTFQRRLEGCRFLHGYHRFMHSVGQVFREWAESPSRSRRHSPRRGLRKGARRVPLSRGNKRLLPRGQLPR